Proteins from a genomic interval of Tenacibaculum sp. SZ-18:
- a CDS encoding CNNM domain-containing protein encodes MGLLILFGVLSIIVSFLCSILEAVLLSVTPTFVNVKKKEGKSYADDLEELKKDVDKPLIAILTLNTIAHTVGAILVGSQAETVFAEDTGSGIFSGVFIVSAIMTVLILVASEIIPKTIGATYWKSLAGFTTGTLKILIFLFRIFGIIWILQLFTKMFGKGGHGESVLSREDFSAMTEIAEKEGVFEENESKVIKNMLNFKDVWAKHIMTPRTVLKTANASQTIQSFFDENPTLRFSRIPLYADTTDNIIGYFLKDQLLEAIIRGKGGEKLETIKRDIIVTKRELPIPELFEQLIEKREHIALVVDEYGSVSGIVTQEDAIETLLGLEIMDESDKVANLQNLARKSWEQRAKRLGIIE; translated from the coding sequence ATGGGACTATTAATTTTATTTGGTGTTTTATCTATTATTGTATCTTTTTTATGTTCAATACTTGAAGCTGTTTTGTTAAGTGTTACACCAACATTTGTTAACGTAAAAAAGAAAGAAGGTAAATCTTATGCTGATGATTTAGAAGAATTAAAAAAAGATGTAGATAAGCCTTTAATTGCAATTTTAACACTCAACACAATAGCACATACTGTAGGTGCCATTTTAGTTGGTTCACAAGCGGAAACAGTTTTTGCTGAGGATACCGGAAGTGGGATTTTTAGTGGAGTATTTATAGTTTCTGCAATTATGACTGTTTTAATTTTAGTAGCTTCAGAAATTATTCCAAAAACTATTGGAGCAACATACTGGAAATCATTAGCAGGATTTACTACTGGAACTTTAAAGATTTTAATCTTCCTTTTTAGAATTTTTGGTATTATTTGGATTCTACAATTGTTTACCAAAATGTTTGGAAAAGGTGGTCATGGTGAAAGCGTTTTAAGTAGAGAAGATTTTTCTGCAATGACTGAAATTGCTGAAAAAGAAGGTGTTTTTGAAGAAAATGAAAGTAAAGTAATTAAGAACATGTTGAACTTTAAAGATGTTTGGGCGAAACATATAATGACACCAAGAACAGTTTTAAAAACAGCGAACGCATCTCAGACAATTCAATCGTTTTTTGATGAAAATCCTACTTTACGTTTTTCACGTATTCCTTTGTACGCAGATACAACTGATAACATCATTGGGTACTTCTTAAAAGATCAGCTTTTAGAAGCGATTATTCGTGGTAAAGGAGGGGAAAAACTTGAAACTATTAAACGTGACATTATTGTAACCAAGAGAGAATTACCAATTCCTGAGTTATTTGAACAATTAATTGAAAAGAGAGAGCATATTGCTTTAGTGGTAGATGAATATGGGTCGGTTAGTGGTATTGTTACTCAAGAAGATGCGATAGAGACGTTATTAGGTCTTGAAATCATGGATGAAAGTGATAAGGTCGCTAACCTTCAAAATCTGGCGAGAAAAAGTTGGGAACAACGCGCAAAAAGGTTAGGAATTATTGAATAA
- a CDS encoding DUF3078 domain-containing protein, which translates to MKKLLAIALVFGGLSLSAQEEKKEEKKEGWKKGGTISFLFNQSAFNNWLAGGTNSIAGTLGVNYDFNYAKGDWTWDNKIIASYGLTKLKGQSLQKTDDRFEFNSLAGKKAKGNWYYSAFFNFKTQMSSTDVNGVQQSHFFSPAYFQFGPGMLWKKSDNLKVNIAPATSKLVVLSEDLAPAFGVDAGETTRYELGASVSGYYKFNLMENVSIENIINLYSNYLEAPQNIDLDYTVNVVMKINKYLSANLALQTIYDDNAFKGFQTREVFGLGVNYAF; encoded by the coding sequence ATGAAAAAATTATTAGCTATCGCTCTAGTATTTGGAGGATTATCTCTTTCTGCACAGGAAGAAAAAAAGGAAGAAAAAAAGGAAGGATGGAAAAAAGGAGGGACGATATCTTTTCTTTTTAATCAATCTGCATTCAACAATTGGTTAGCAGGTGGTACAAACAGTATTGCTGGTACTTTAGGTGTTAACTATGATTTTAATTATGCTAAAGGAGACTGGACTTGGGATAACAAAATTATAGCATCCTACGGTTTAACTAAATTAAAAGGACAAAGCTTACAAAAAACAGATGACCGTTTTGAGTTTAACTCTTTAGCTGGTAAGAAAGCAAAGGGAAATTGGTATTATTCAGCATTCTTTAACTTTAAGACACAGATGTCTTCAACAGATGTTAATGGAGTTCAACAATCACACTTTTTCTCTCCAGCTTATTTCCAATTTGGACCAGGTATGTTATGGAAGAAAAGTGATAATTTAAAAGTAAATATAGCTCCTGCTACCTCTAAGTTGGTTGTTTTATCTGAAGATTTAGCTCCAGCTTTTGGAGTTGATGCTGGTGAAACTACTCGTTATGAATTAGGTGCATCTGTAAGTGGTTACTATAAATTTAATCTTATGGAAAATGTTTCTATTGAAAACATCATAAACTTATATAGCAACTACCTAGAAGCCCCACAAAATATAGATTTAGATTACACCGTAAATGTTGTTATGAAAATTAACAAGTATTTATCTGCTAATTTAGCATTACAAACTATTTATGATGATAATGCTTTTAAAGGGTTTCAAACAAGAGAAGTATTTGGTTTAGGAGTGAACTATGCTTTTTAA
- a CDS encoding DUF3078 domain-containing protein yields MIKKLCLVLLLLNQNTFSQDVKKVQDDKKKDSIPKKWNTKTKLAFILNQSTFSNWIAGGTNTVAGNLNASYEFNYKKKRWKWDNKITSSYGLSYVDEQGVRKTDDQLELNSLFGYKSRNNWFFSFYNNLKTQFTRGYDYTENPKLAISDFFSPAYLSFGPGMLWKKSDNKSINIAPLSSRFTFVSPEFSGKYGVKDGRTSSFGLGFNLSSYFKINLTDTLKMENILAVYADYLDKPQNIDIDYQINFFVKISKYFSTNLGFHTIIDDNASSKIQFKQLFGLGLNYVFL; encoded by the coding sequence ATGATAAAAAAACTATGTTTAGTTCTTTTATTGCTAAATCAGAATACATTCTCTCAGGATGTAAAAAAAGTACAGGACGATAAAAAAAAAGATAGTATTCCAAAAAAATGGAACACTAAAACCAAACTGGCTTTTATTTTAAATCAGTCTACCTTCTCAAATTGGATTGCTGGTGGAACCAATACCGTTGCTGGAAATTTAAATGCCAGTTACGAATTTAATTACAAAAAGAAGAGATGGAAGTGGGACAATAAAATTACATCTTCCTATGGTTTAAGTTATGTTGATGAACAAGGAGTGCGAAAAACAGACGATCAATTAGAGCTCAATTCATTATTTGGTTATAAATCTAGAAATAATTGGTTTTTCTCATTCTACAATAATTTAAAAACACAATTTACACGAGGCTATGATTATACAGAAAATCCAAAATTAGCAATTTCTGATTTTTTCTCTCCAGCTTACCTGAGTTTTGGACCTGGAATGCTATGGAAGAAATCTGATAATAAATCTATTAATATTGCACCATTATCTTCACGTTTCACCTTTGTTTCTCCTGAATTTTCAGGAAAATATGGTGTAAAAGATGGAAGAACAAGTAGTTTTGGTTTAGGTTTTAATTTATCATCATATTTTAAAATTAACTTAACTGATACATTAAAAATGGAGAATATTCTGGCAGTGTACGCAGACTACCTCGATAAACCACAAAATATTGATATTGATTATCAAATAAACTTCTTCGTTAAAATAAGTAAATACTTCTCAACAAATCTTGGTTTTCACACCATTATAGATGATAATGCTTCAAGTAAAATTCAGTTCAAACAGTTATTTGGTTTAGGACTTAACTATGTTTTTCTATAA
- a CDS encoding DUF2480 family protein translates to MAEEIINRVANSKLVTIDLEDFYPSGRRVKFDISEWLFEGLLLKEKDFRQQVKDHDWSQYKDSYVALGCSTDAIIPSWAYLLLSTQLNPFAKKVIVGNLDLLETVLFSEIITKLNVEDFTDKPVIIKGCANKSIPQSAYSFLIEKIQPVVKSIMFGEACSTVPLFKNK, encoded by the coding sequence ATGGCTGAAGAAATTATAAATAGAGTTGCAAACAGTAAGTTAGTTACCATTGATTTAGAAGACTTCTACCCTTCTGGACGACGTGTAAAATTCGATATTTCAGAATGGCTATTTGAAGGTTTACTATTAAAAGAAAAGGATTTTAGACAACAAGTAAAAGACCACGATTGGTCTCAATACAAAGATAGCTATGTTGCTTTGGGGTGTTCGACAGACGCCATTATTCCATCATGGGCGTATTTACTCTTATCTACTCAGTTAAATCCATTTGCCAAAAAAGTAATCGTTGGTAATCTAGATCTTTTAGAAACTGTTTTGTTTTCTGAAATTATTACAAAATTAAATGTTGAAGATTTTACTGATAAACCTGTAATTATTAAAGGTTGTGCGAATAAATCAATCCCACAAAGTGCCTATTCATTTTTAATTGAAAAAATCCAACCCGTAGTAAAATCTATAATGTTTGGAGAAGCCTGCTCTACAGTTCCATTATTTAAGAATAAATAA
- a CDS encoding DUF59 domain-containing protein — protein MTEENLEELGDKIVRVLKTIFDPEIPVDIYELGLIYDVFISEENDAKILMTLTSPNCPVAETLPIEVEEKVKTLKEINDCEVEITFDPTWTQDMMSEEAKLELGML, from the coding sequence ATGACTGAAGAAAACTTAGAAGAATTAGGAGATAAAATCGTACGTGTATTAAAAACTATATTTGATCCAGAGATACCTGTAGATATTTACGAATTAGGATTGATTTATGATGTTTTTATTTCGGAAGAAAATGACGCTAAAATATTAATGACTTTAACATCGCCTAATTGTCCTGTTGCAGAAACGCTACCCATTGAAGTAGAAGAAAAAGTAAAAACCTTAAAAGAAATCAATGACTGTGAGGTTGAAATTACTTTTGATCCAACTTGGACTCAAGATATGATGAGTGAAGAGGCAAAACTTGAATTAGGAATGTTATAA
- a CDS encoding SufE family protein, with amino-acid sequence MTIKEIQEEIIDEFSMFEDWMERYEYIIELGKSLPIIEDQFKLDENLIKGCQSKVWMHSEINGDIIKFTADSDAILTKGIVALLLRVFSDQKPQDILNADTNFIDEIGLKEHLSPTRANGLVSMVKQIKMYAIAQQSKLTS; translated from the coding sequence ATGACTATCAAAGAAATACAAGAAGAAATTATCGATGAGTTTTCAATGTTTGAAGACTGGATGGAACGTTACGAGTATATTATTGAGCTTGGAAAATCTTTACCAATTATTGAAGATCAGTTCAAATTAGATGAAAATTTAATTAAAGGATGTCAATCAAAAGTATGGATGCATTCTGAAATTAATGGAGATATTATTAAGTTTACAGCTGATAGTGACGCTATTTTAACAAAAGGAATTGTCGCATTATTGTTACGTGTTTTTTCTGATCAAAAACCACAAGATATTTTAAATGCCGATACTAATTTTATCGACGAAATTGGTTTAAAAGAACATTTAAGTCCAACACGAGCAAATGGTTTAGTTTCTATGGTTAAACAAATAAAAATGTATGCTATTGCTCAACAATCTAAATTAACAAGTTAA
- a CDS encoding PfkB family carbohydrate kinase, with protein sequence MSKLLAVGTVAYDAIETPFGKTDKILGGSGTFVGLAASQFGVNTGVVSVVGGDFSQSYLDMMQEKGIDTTGIEIIKDGKTFFWSGKYHNDMNSRDTLITELNVLETFNPVVPESFKDAPVVMLGNLHPLTQASVLDQMNVRPKLVVLDTMNFWMDIALNDLHEVLKRIDVITINDEEARQLSGEYSLVNAAKKIHEMGPKYVVIKKGEHGALLFNDDNMFFAPALPLAEVFDPTGAGDTFAGGFCGYLAKTGDYSFENMKNAIIYGSNLASFCVEKFGTQRMEELTQPEVQSRLKAFKKLTQFDIELV encoded by the coding sequence ATGAGTAAACTATTAGCAGTAGGAACGGTTGCTTACGATGCAATTGAAACACCTTTTGGTAAAACTGATAAAATATTAGGAGGATCTGGAACCTTTGTTGGGTTAGCAGCGTCTCAATTTGGAGTGAATACAGGAGTAGTTTCTGTTGTCGGAGGAGACTTTTCTCAATCGTACTTAGATATGATGCAAGAAAAAGGAATCGATACTACAGGAATTGAAATAATAAAAGATGGAAAAACATTCTTTTGGAGTGGAAAGTATCATAACGATATGAACTCAAGAGATACATTAATAACCGAGTTAAATGTCTTAGAAACATTTAATCCTGTAGTTCCAGAATCTTTTAAAGACGCACCTGTAGTAATGTTAGGAAACTTACATCCACTGACCCAGGCTTCTGTTTTAGATCAAATGAATGTGAGACCTAAATTAGTAGTTTTAGATACTATGAACTTTTGGATGGACATTGCTTTAAATGATTTGCATGAAGTTTTAAAAAGAATTGATGTTATTACAATCAATGATGAAGAAGCTCGTCAATTAAGTGGAGAATATTCTCTAGTGAATGCAGCAAAGAAAATTCATGAAATGGGTCCAAAGTATGTTGTAATTAAAAAAGGTGAGCACGGAGCTTTATTATTTAATGATGATAATATGTTCTTTGCTCCTGCTTTGCCATTAGCAGAAGTATTTGATCCAACTGGTGCTGGAGATACATTTGCAGGAGGTTTTTGTGGATATTTAGCAAAGACGGGTGATTATTCATTTGAAAACATGAAAAACGCCATAATTTATGGGTCTAACTTAGCTTCTTTTTGTGTTGAAAAGTTTGGTACACAACGTATGGAAGAACTAACTCAACCAGAAGTACAATCTCGTTTAAAGGCATTTAAAAAACTAACACAATTTGATATAGAATTGGTTTAA
- a CDS encoding glutaminase yields MNSGVTVICDMLVSHYENRKVDFLAAFRKLCKSSDISYSEAVAKSEASVGYRNKALCNFIKSFGNIKNEPEEVLDFYFHMCSIEMSCQELSQGFMYLANPNFTTSTGDNVLNLSKTKRVNAIMQTCGFYDESREFSFRVGLPGKSGVGGGIVAVYPSKYCIVVWSSKLNEKGNYYRGMKFLEAFTTETEESIF; encoded by the coding sequence ATGAATAGTGGCGTAACGGTAATCTGTGATATGCTCGTAAGTCATTATGAGAATCGAAAAGTAGATTTTTTAGCTGCTTTCAGAAAACTCTGTAAATCTTCGGATATTTCTTATTCAGAAGCGGTAGCTAAATCAGAGGCCTCGGTGGGATATAGAAACAAAGCTTTATGTAATTTTATTAAGTCTTTTGGAAATATTAAAAATGAACCTGAAGAAGTATTAGATTTTTATTTTCATATGTGCTCAATTGAAATGAGTTGCCAGGAATTATCACAAGGATTTATGTATTTGGCCAACCCAAATTTTACAACTTCAACTGGAGATAACGTTTTAAATCTGAGTAAAACAAAAAGGGTAAATGCAATTATGCAAACCTGCGGTTTTTATGATGAATCAAGAGAATTTTCTTTTAGAGTTGGATTGCCCGGAAAGAGTGGCGTTGGTGGAGGAATTGTAGCAGTTTATCCAAGTAAATATTGTATTGTGGTTTGGAGTTCGAAATTAAATGAAAAAGGAAATTATTATCGAGGAATGAAATTTTTAGAAGCATTTACAACTGAAACTGAAGAATCAATTTTTTAA